DNA sequence from the bacterium genome:
TGCTCGTCGACACCCTGCGCGAGTTCCAGCCCGACGCCATCGGGCTCAGCATGTGCTCGGTGCCGATCGGCGAGTGTGCCCAGGTGACGGAGCACCTGAAGCGGCACTTCCGGGTTCCGATCCTGTGGGGCGGCTCGGGGCCGACGCTGGAGCCCGAGCGCTGCCTCCAGTGGGCCGACTTCGTCTGCGTCGGCGAGGGCGAGAAGGTGATCCTCGAGGTCGCGCGCCGCCTCGACGCGGGCGAGAGCCTCGTCGGCGTCCCCGGGCTGCACACGCGCGCCCACGACGGGGCGCTGATCACGCCCGAGGCGTACCCGCTGATTCACCTCGACGACATCGCGGTGCCGGACTTCGACCTCGCGCGCTGCGTCTACATCAACGACGACAAGCGCCGCCGCAACGTCTACCCGCACAACCTCGGGCGCCAGTACCACATCATGACGCAGCGGGGCTGTCCGTACTCCTGCTCCTTCTGCATCGAGAGCTGGTACCAGGAGCAGTGGGGCAAGAAGGAATCGCTGCGCCGCCGCTCCGTCGACGCCGTCATCGCGGAGCTCGTCGAGGCCAAGCGCAAGTTCGATCCCCACGCGGTGATGTTCTGGGACGACGTCTTCACCCTGAACCCGCGCTGGCTGCGCGAGTTCGCGCCCCGCTACAAGGCGGAGATCGGCCTGCCCTTCTGGTGCTACACGTATCCGCGCACCACCCGCCGCGACGACCTGCTCCTGCTGAAGGACGCGGGCCTGCGCTCGGTGACCGTCGGCATCCAGTCCGGCAGCGAGAAGGTGCTGAAGGCGTACGACCGCCCGGTCGAGCAGGACCTCGCGATCCGCGCCGCGCAGACGATCATCGACTGCGGCCTCTCCGGCTTCTTCGATCTCATCACGCGCAGCGAGTACGAGACCGACGCCACCTGCCGCGAGACGTTCGACTTCCTGCTGCGCTTCCCGCAGGCGATGCAGACCGTCGGCTTCTACCCGATGATCCGCTTTCCCGGATACGGCTACGAGCGCGGGGTGCTGGCCACGAACCAGCAGGCGACGCTCGACGACCACGACTACGCGTACTGGCACCGTCTCTACCTGCTCACGCGTACGACGTGGCCCGAGTGGGTGAAACGTCGCGTCGGGACGACGGGCGTCTTCCGCCGCTGGCCGAAGCTCATCGAGCCGCTGCTCCCGAAGACGCTGCCGTTCTTCTACCTCGACAACGGCGCGCTCGACCTCGCCGCCGGCACGCTCGAGCTCACCGACGAGCACGGCTCCAAGCAATCGTCGACCGTCGGAACGCCGGCCGCCGAGCTGCCCCGAGCCGCCGCCGGCTGACGGTGCGCGCGCTCGTCTTCCACGGGCCGGCGGACGTGCGCTGCGACGACGTGCCGGAGCCCGTGCTCGGCACGCCCGACGGCGCCGTGCTGCGCGTGACCGCGGCGTCGATCTGCGGGTCCGACCTGCACCTCTACCACGGCCGCATGCCGATGCCGGGCGGCTTCGTCATCGGCCACGAGTTCGTCGGCGTGGTCGACGCGGTCGGTCCCGCGGTAGCCGCCGTGCGCCCCGAGCAACGCGTGATCGCACCCGGCGTATTCGGGTGCGGCCGCTGCCGCGCGTGCATGACCGGACGCGTCTCGGCGTGCACGGGCTTCCCGTTCACCCGCGTGTACGGCTTCGGCCACGACATGCCGGGCGGTCAGGCGGAGCGTGTCTTCGTCCCGCACGCCGACTTCAATCTCGTTCCCATCCCCGACGGCCTCGAGGACGAGGACGTGCTCTTCCTCACCGACATCCTCCCGACGGGCTACCAGGGTGCCGTGAAGGGCGCGGTCGCGCCGGGCGAGATCGTCGCCATCGTCGGCGGCGGACCGGTCGGCCTCTCGGCGCTGCTCGCGGCGCGCGTGATGGGTGCGGCGCGCGTCTTCGTCAGCGACCCCGATCCGGGACGCCGCGCGGCGGTCGCGCGCTTCGGCGGCGAGCCCGTGACGCCCGCCGACGCCGCCGACGCCGTCCTGGCCGCGAGCGGCGGTCAGGGTGCCGACGTCGTGATCGAGGCCGTGGGCCACGAGTCGACGCTGGCCGCGTCGCTCGCGCTCGTGCGCGTCGGAGGGCGCGTGTCGGCCGTCGGTGTCTTCGTCGAGTCCGCCCTGCCCTTCGCCGCCGGCCTCGCGTTCACGAAGGACGTGACCCTCCACTTCGGAATCGCCGACGTCCACCGCCACCTGCCGCCGCTGCTCGCGCTGGTGCAGGCGGGACGCCTGCGACCGCGCGAGCTGGTCACGCACCGCCTGCCGCTGCGCGACGGCGCCGAGGCCTATCGGGTCTTCGCGGCGCGGCGCGACGGATGCCTGAAGGTCGTGCTCGACCCCGCCGGCTGATCACCGCCGACGTCGAGGTGGGGAACGGTCGTGAGGTTCCGCCGGGCGGGCTCGTCCGCCCGTGACCCGGCCGCGTCACTGGAACCAGTAGGGCGTGTCGGCCGCGAACGGGCTCGTGGGATAGCGGCGATGCAGGCGCAGCAGCGCGACGTAGAAGGCGCGCCGCGAGCGCCGCGCGTCGAAGTCGATCTGCAGCGCCGTCGTGCCTGGTAGCGCCGCCAGCGCCGGCACGATCGCCGCGGCAACGGCGTCCACCGCCGGCGCCGCCGGCACCGCCTCGAGGCGGACGACCGCGATCCGACGATAGGTCGCGGCCGGGACCCGCAGCGGCTGCCGGCGCGGCAGCACCGCCAGCCGCCCGTCCGCACCGACACGCACCGTGCGCGCGAGGAAGGCGACGCCGACCTCACCTGGATCGACGAACCGCAGATCCTCCGGGCGCTCCCACGCCCAGAGCACGAGCGGCGGCGGCCGGGTCGCGACCGCCGGCGACGCGCCGAGCCCGAGCAGCGCCAGCGCCGCGAGGCGGTGCACGAGCCCGGGACGACGCCGCATCCGGCTTAGCGTCCGTCCCAACGGCGCATGACGAGCGCCGCGTTCGCGCCGCCGAACCCGAACGAGTTCGTGATCGCCGTGCGCACGTCGGCCTTGCGGGCCTCGTGCGGGACGTAGTCGAGGTCGCAGGCGGGATCGGGGGCGTCGAGGTTGATCGTCGGCGTGACGATCCCGGTCTCGAGCGTGCGCGCGACGATCATGGCTTCGAGCGCGCCCGACGCCCCGATGAGGTGCCCCGTCATCGACTTGGTGGCGCTCACCGGCACCCGGTACGCGTGATCGCCGAGCGCCTTCTTGATCCCCTGCGTCTCGTTGACGTCGCCCGCCGGGGTCGAGGTGGCGTGCGCGTTGACGTAGTCGATCTCCTCGGGCCGGATGCCGGCGCTCGCGATCGCGGCCTGCATCGTCATCGCGGCGCCGATCCCCTCGGGCGCCGGCGCGGCGATGTGGAAGGCCTCGCTGCCGGTCGCGTAGCCGATGATCTCCGCGTAGATGTGCGCGCCGCGCGCCTGCGCGTGCTCGAGCGCCTCGACCACCATCATCACGCTGCCCTCGGAGAGGACGAAGCCGTCGCGGTCCTTGTCGAACGGGCGGCTCGCCCGGGTGGGCTCCTGGTTGCGGAAGGACACCGCGCGCGAGTTGGAGAAGCCGGCGATCTCCGTCGGGTCGATCAGCGCGTCGGTGCCGCCGGCGAGGACGGCGTCGCAGGTGCCCTCGCGCACCCAGCGCCACGCTTCGCCGACGCCGTTCAGGCCCGACGCGCAGGCGTTGCCGATGGTGTAGTTCGGCCCGCGCACGCCGAGACGGATCGCCACCTGGCCGGCGCCGAGGCTGGTGGTGATCGCCGTGATGTAGAACGGCGACACCGAGTCCGGGCCCTCGGCGTTGTACTTCGTCACCGTCTTGAAGATCGTGCGCGCGCCGCCGTTGTTGTTGCCGAGCATGACGCCGATGCGCATGCCGCTCTCGGGCGTGATCTCGAGCCGGGCGTCGTCGACGGCCATCACCGAGGCCGACACCGCGTAGCGCGCGAAGTCGTCCATGCGCTTCAGGTGCTTGGCCGGGATCCACCTCGTGGCGTCGAAGTCCTTCACCTCGCCGGCGATGCGGCACTTCTGGCTTGCGACGTCGAACAGCGTGATCGGGCCGATGCCCGAGCGGCCGGCGCAGGCCGACTCCCACATCGCGTCCTTGCCGATGCCGATCGGGGTGACGCCGCCGATGCCGGTGATCACCACGCGCCGCAAGCTCATACGTCCACCTCGTCCACGCGCGGCGCCCGCTCCATGATGAACTGGAAGCGCGGCGCGACGTCGCGCCCCATCAGGGTCTGGATGGCCTGCTCGGTGCCGGCGGCGTCGTCGATGGTGACGCGCAGGAGCGCGCGACGTGCCGGATCGAGCGTGGTTTCCTTCAGCGTGCTCGGGTTCATCTCGCCGAGTCCCTTGAAGCGCTGGACCTGTACCCGATCGCGCTTGCCGTTCAAACCCGCGAGCAGCTTGTCCTTGGCCGCGTCGTCCTTGGCCCAGTGCGTCTGCTTGCCGACGTCGACGCGGTAGAGCGGCGGCTGCGCGATGTAGACGTGCCCGGCGCGGATCAGCGCGGGGAGGTGGCGGTAGAAGAACGTCAGCAGCAGCGTGCAGATGTGGTTGCCGTCGGAGTCGGCGTCCATCAGCAGGCAGACCTTGTGGTAGCGCAGCTTGCCGAGGTCGGTGTCCTTCCCCGCGCCGCAGCCGAGCACCGAGACGATGTCGGACAGCTCCTTGTTCTGCAGCACCTTCGCCATCGACGCCTGCTCGGTGTTCAGCACCTTGCCGCGCAGCGGCAGGATCGCCTGGAAGCGGCGGTCGCGCCCCTGCTTGGCCGAGCCGCCGGCCGAGTCGCCCTCGACGAGGAACAGCTCGCATTCCCCCGGATCGGTCGAGGAGCAGTCGGCGAGCTTCCCGGGCAGGTTGAGCCGGTGCGAGACGCCGCCCTTGCGCTGCACCTGCTGCGCCGCCGCGCGCGACGCCGTGCGCGCCTTCGCCGCCAGCACGACGCGGCCTCCGATGACGTCGCCGGCGGTGCGGTTGCCGTTGAGCCAGTTCTCGACCGCCGTGCGCACGAGGCCGTCGATGACGGGCGTCACCTCGGTGTTGTTGAGACGCTCCTTGGTCTGGCCCTGGAACTGCGGCGCCGCGATCTTGATCGACAGGAGGCCGGCGAGACCCTCGCGCACGTCCTCGGCCGTGATCGTGAGCCCGCGCGGGATCTGGTTGTGCGTCGTGAGGTAGTTGCGCACGGCCTTCACGAGGCCCGACTTGAAGCCGTTCTCGTGCGCCCCGCCCTGCGCGGTCGGGATGCCGTTCACGTACGACCAGACGCGCTCGCTGGTCTCCTCGGTCCACGCCAGCGCGCAGTCGAGATGCAGGTCGTCCTGCACCTTCTGCAGCGTCAGGATCTCGCCCGCCAGCGGCGCGGCGCCGGCGTCGCCGACGATCTTCTGGAGGTACGCCTTGAGGCCGTCCTCGTAGTGGAACGTCTGCGACGTGCCGGCCGCCTCGTCGCGGAGCTCGATGGTGAGGCCGCCGTGCAGGTACGCTTTCGACTCGAGCCGCTCCGCGATGTGCTTCGCGTCGAAGCGCGTGACCGGGAAGATGTGCGGATCGGGATGGAAGAAGATCGACGTGCCGCTACCGCGCGCCGCGCCGACCTTCTTGAGCGGGCCCGTCGCCTTGCCGCGCGCGAACGCCTGCTCCCACTCGGCGCCGTCGCGCTTCACGCGTGCGACCAGCTTGTCGGAGAGCGCGTTCACCACCGACGCGCCGACGCCGTGGAGGCCGCCCGAGTGGAAGTAGCTCTTCGCCTCGAACTTGCCGCCGGCGTGCAGCGTCGTGAGGATCAACTCGAGCGCCGACTTCTTGTACTGGCTGTGCTTGTCGACGGGGATGCCGCGGCCGTTGTCCGCCACCGTCGCCGAGGCGCCGTCCTTGTGCAGCGTCACGACGATGCGGTTCGCGTGCCCGTTCATGGCCTCGTCGACGGAGTTGTCGACGATCTCCCAGAGCAGGTGGTGCAGGCCGGACGCGTCGGTCCCGCCGATGTACATGCCGGGACGGCGCCGCACGGGCTCGAGGCCCTCCAGCACCAGGATGTCCTTGGCGGTGTACGTCGCTGCCATCCCCTCACTCCTCCAGCCGGCGGAGCCCGGCCACCCCGCCCCGCTTCACGACCTTGTGCCCCTTCTGCGCGCGCTTGCCCGGCGGCACCTCGGTGACGCCGAGCTTGCGCTCGCCGCCCTCGGGCGTCAGCACGAAGAACCCGCTGCGGTCGGCGACGGTGACGGCGCCGACGACGCGGTCGTCGTCGTCGGGCCGCATGAGGAAGACGCCGCGCCCGGGTCCCGACAGCTCCGGGACGTCGGCGAGCGGGAAGCGCAGCATCTTGCCTTTCGCGCTCGCGAGCACGACGTGCCTGTCGGCGGCGGGGTGCACGGACACGACCTCGTCGCCCTCGCCGACGCGCGCCACGCGGCGGCCGGCGCGCGTCGTCTCGGACAGGTCGGGCGTGGCGCGGAAGCCGTAGCCGCGCGCGGTCGCGACCAGGATGGGTCCCGGCGCCTCCCCGCCGGCGGCGGCGCCCATCCCGGGCAGGAGCGACTGCTGCCCCGCCTCGGGCTGCGGCGGCGGTCCCTCCTGCACGAGGTGCGCGGCGACGACGCGCTCGCCGTCGCCGAACTTGAGCAGCGACTGCACCGGCTCGCCGTAGCCCGTCGTCGCCGGCACGTCGGCGACGCGCAGCACGTAGATGGAGCCGTGGCTCGAGTAGAGCACGAGCCGGTCGCGCGTCGTACCGGGCAGGACGGCGAAGAGCGCGTCGCCCTCGCGCAGGCGCGTCGACGCCGGGTCCTTCACCTCGCGCAGGCGCTTGATCCAGCCGTCGCGCGACAGGATCACGACGGCTTCCTCGTGGACGATGTACGCCTCGGGGTCGTAGGCCAGCTCCTCGCCGGCGGCGAACGACGTGCGCCGCTTGTCGCCGTATGCCGTGCCGATGCGCTCGAGATCCTCGCGGATGAGCTTCCAGCGCGCCTTCGGGCTCTTCAGCAGCGCCTCGATCTCGGCCAGCCGCTTCTTCTTCTCGCGCTGCTCCTCACGGATCTTCTCGATCTCGAGCCTGGCGAGCTGGTAGAGGCGGATCTCGAGGATGGCGTCGGCCTGGACCTCGTCCAGGGCGAAAGCCTTCATCAGCTTCTGCTGCGCGTCGCTGCGCGAGTCGGCGGTGCGGATCAGGCGGATGGCGCGGTCGAGGTCGTCGTAGATCTCGACCAGCGCTTCGAGGATGTGGAGCCGCTCGAGCAGCTTGCGCTTCTCGTGCTCGAGCTTGCGGACCAGCACGACCATGCGGTGGTCGAGGAAGTGGCGGCAGAGGTCGCGCAGCGTGACCCGCGCCGGCTGGCCGACGGCGGGATTCTGCGTCGGCAGGAGGCACGTCAGGTTCACGTTGAAGTTCGTCTGCAGGCTCGTGTGCTTGTAGAGGTAGGCCATCGCCGCCTCGGGCGACGCCTCGGCCTTCAGCTCGAGCACGATGCGGACGTCGGTGGTCGACTCGTCGCGCACGTCGGTGATCTGCGGCACCTTGCGCGCGATGATCTCCTGCGCGATCGCCTCGACGAGCTCCCCCTTGTTGACGGCATACGGGATCGAGGTGACCACGATCTGCCGCTTGCCGCGCGCGAGGTCCTCGACGCCGTACTCGCCCCGCACGCGCACGGCGCCCTGCCCGCTCTCGTAGATCTCGCGCAGCTCCTTCTTCGCGTTCAGGATCTCGCCGCCGGTGGGGAAGTCGGGGCCGCGGAGGTGCTTCATGAGCCCCTTCACGTCGAGGTCCGGCTCGTCGATCATCGCCGTCAGCGCGGCAACGATCTCCCGCAGGTTGTGCGGCGGGATGTTCGTCGCCATGCCGACGGCGATCCCGGTGGAGCCGTTCATCAGCAGCTGCGGGATCGCGCTCGGCAGCACGATCGGCTCGTCGTGCATGGCGTCGAAGGTGGAGCGGAAGTCGACGGTGTCGGCGCCCAGATCGGCGAGCATCTCCTCGGCGAGCGCCGTCAGCTTCGCCTCGGTGTAGCGGTAGGCGGCGGCGCCGTCGCCGTCGAGAGAGCCGAAGTTGCCCTCGCCGTGGACCAGCGGGTAGCGGAGCGCAAAGTCCTGGGCCATGCGCACCATGGCCTCGTACGCGGCGACGTCGCCGTGCGGATGGTACTTGCCCAGCACCTCGCCGACGATCGCCGCGGACTTGCGCGGCCGCGCGCCGGCCGTCAGGCGGAGGTTCGACCACATCGCATAGAGGATGCGGCGCTGGACCGGCTTCAGGCCGTCGCGCACGTCGGGCAGGGCGCGCGAGGTGATGACGCTGAGGGCGTAGCTGAGATACCGCTCCTCGGCGGCGTCGCGCAGATCTGTTTCGAGCGACTGTGCTGCGGCGGTTGCCATCGTCCTCCCCACCCCAAAAGCCGCCGCATCTTAGCAACCCGACCCGCGAAGGCGAGCGCAGCCGCACGGATTCCCAGAGACGATGCAGCTCTGCGAGACGACCCACCACGCGGGAGCCAGGTTCGCATGGCCCCGCGCTGGCACCGTGCTTGCTCGTCTCGCTCCCCGTGCAGAAGGACGGGTCACCCGTGACGGTCACGATCGAGCTGCGGGCCGCCGACGCGGACGGCGACGTCGCCACCGTGTCCACGGCGCTCGACGTCGATCAGGGTGATCCCCGGTGGCAGACCTGGCTCGTCGATGCGATCGCGGGCCAGGCCAAGGAAGGAGCCCGGCGTCTGCGCGACGAGATGCTCGCCCAGCCGGGCCGCGCGGTCGGGGGCTTCGTGCCCCTCGCCGCCGTCACTCCCATCAGCACCTCCGGCGCCCGGCGCCTCGCCGCCGACTCGCCGGGCCATTCGGGGTCCTAGCCGCTGCCGGCCGCGCCGGGTGCTGCGGCACCCGGCGCGGCTCAGAGGCCGCCGCTTGCCCGGCGCGTGCGCGCGGCCCACTGTCGCCTCGCCGATGCCCGAGCCGTCCCTCGACGCCCTCGCCCGCTGGCTGTCGCGTCAGGCGCTCGACGCGACGCCGGCCGAGCGCCTCGTGATCCACCTCGCCGAGACGCTGGTCGCGCTCGGCCTGCCGCTCTGGCGGCTGCACGTCGGCACCAGCGCCCTCCATCCCCAGGTCGAGTCGACCGGCGTCACCTGGACACGCGGCAGCGCGGTGCAGCTCGAAACGTACGGGCACGGCTCGTTCGCCGCCATCGCGCAGACGAGCCCCTTCCACGACGCGGTGGTGGCGGCGCAGCGCCAGGCGCGCGCCGGCGCGGCCGGCACGACGCTGCCGCGCACGCGCTACCGCCTCGAGCGCGGTGAGGGGCTGCGCTTTCCCCTGCTGGCGGGGTTTCGCGAAGCCGGCGGAACCGACTACCTCTGCTTCGTCGCCGTCTTCGGCACCGCGGGCCACGTCGATCCGCATCTCTCCGGCACCGCCGTCAGCTTCACCTCCGACCGCCCGGGCGGCTTCGCCGAGGCCGACGTCGAACGGCTCGCCGACCTGATACCGTCCTTCGCCGCGGCCCTGCGGATCGCAGCCCACGCGGACACCACGCGCAGCCTCCTCGACGTCTACCTCGGACGCGACGTCGGCCGGCGCGTGCTGAGCGGCGAGATCCGCCGCGGCTCGGTCGAGACGATCGCCGCGGCGATCGTCGTCGGCGATCTGCGCGGCTTCACGGCGCTGGCCGACGCCACGCCCGGCGCCGAGCTGGTCGCGATGCTCGACGACCACCTCGACGCGCTCGTCGGCGCCATCGAGGACCGCGGCGGCCAGGTGCTGAAGTTCCTCGGCGACGGACTCCTCGCCACGTTCTCGACCCACGGACCGGCGCAGGATTGCGCCGCGGCCCTCGACGCCGGGCTCGACGCCCTCTCCCGCATCGACGCGCTCGCCGCCGCGCGCCGCCGCGACGGCCGTCCCGCCGCCGCCCTCGACCTCGCGCTGCACGCCGGCGACGTCCTCTACGGCAACGTCGGCTCCGAGCGCCGGCTCGACTTCACCGTCGTCGGCCCGGCCGTCAACGAGGCGGCGCGGCTCGAGCTCCTGTGCGCGCCCCTGGCCGTGCCGCTCGTCGCCAGCCGCCGCTTCGTCGAGCAGCTCGGAACCCCGGCGCGCTTCCGCAGCCTGGGCACGCACGCGCTGCGCGGCGTGCGGCATGCGGCCGAGGTCTTCACCGTCGTCTGACACGCCGGCCCTCGGGCGCCCGCGGCCCGCCCGTCCGTGGAAACGCGCCACGACGGTTGCTATGGACCGCCGCCATGCATGCCTCCCTGTGGATCGCGGCGATCGCCGTCGCATTGCTCGCCACCAACGTCCGGGCGAACGATCCGGAGCAGATCGAGCGCGGACGCTATCTCGCCAACGACGTCGCCAAGTGCGTCGAGTGCCACACGCCGCGCGACGGCAACGGCAACCTCGAGCGCAGCCAGCTCTTCCGCGGCGCGCCCATTCCGGTCGGCACCCCGCCCTTCCTGGCGACGAGCGACTGGGCCCTGCGCGCGCCGCAGATCTCGGGCGGCGCGGTCAACACCATCATCGTGCCGATCCTGACCACCGGCCGGCGCACGACGGGCGAGGTACC
Encoded proteins:
- a CDS encoding DNA topoisomerase IV subunit A, encoding MATAAAQSLETDLRDAAEERYLSYALSVITSRALPDVRDGLKPVQRRILYAMWSNLRLTAGARPRKSAAIVGEVLGKYHPHGDVAAYEAMVRMAQDFALRYPLVHGEGNFGSLDGDGAAAYRYTEAKLTALAEEMLADLGADTVDFRSTFDAMHDEPIVLPSAIPQLLMNGSTGIAVGMATNIPPHNLREIVAALTAMIDEPDLDVKGLMKHLRGPDFPTGGEILNAKKELREIYESGQGAVRVRGEYGVEDLARGKRQIVVTSIPYAVNKGELVEAIAQEIIARKVPQITDVRDESTTDVRIVLELKAEASPEAAMAYLYKHTSLQTNFNVNLTCLLPTQNPAVGQPARVTLRDLCRHFLDHRMVVLVRKLEHEKRKLLERLHILEALVEIYDDLDRAIRLIRTADSRSDAQQKLMKAFALDEVQADAILEIRLYQLARLEIEKIREEQREKKKRLAEIEALLKSPKARWKLIREDLERIGTAYGDKRRTSFAAGEELAYDPEAYIVHEEAVVILSRDGWIKRLREVKDPASTRLREGDALFAVLPGTTRDRLVLYSSHGSIYVLRVADVPATTGYGEPVQSLLKFGDGERVVAAHLVQEGPPPQPEAGQQSLLPGMGAAAGGEAPGPILVATARGYGFRATPDLSETTRAGRRVARVGEGDEVVSVHPAADRHVVLASAKGKMLRFPLADVPELSGPGRGVFLMRPDDDDRVVGAVTVADRSGFFVLTPEGGERKLGVTEVPPGKRAQKGHKVVKRGGVAGLRRLEE
- a CDS encoding adenylate/guanylate cyclase domain-containing protein, translating into MPEPSLDALARWLSRQALDATPAERLVIHLAETLVALGLPLWRLHVGTSALHPQVESTGVTWTRGSAVQLETYGHGSFAAIAQTSPFHDAVVAAQRQARAGAAGTTLPRTRYRLERGEGLRFPLLAGFREAGGTDYLCFVAVFGTAGHVDPHLSGTAVSFTSDRPGGFAEADVERLADLIPSFAAALRIAAHADTTRSLLDVYLGRDVGRRVLSGEIRRGSVETIAAAIVVGDLRGFTALADATPGAELVAMLDDHLDALVGAIEDRGGQVLKFLGDGLLATFSTHGPAQDCAAALDAGLDALSRIDALAAARRRDGRPAAALDLALHAGDVLYGNVGSERRLDFTVVGPAVNEAARLELLCAPLAVPLVASRRFVEQLGTPARFRSLGTHALRGVRHAAEVFTVV
- a CDS encoding alcohol dehydrogenase catalytic domain-containing protein codes for the protein MRALVFHGPADVRCDDVPEPVLGTPDGAVLRVTAASICGSDLHLYHGRMPMPGGFVIGHEFVGVVDAVGPAVAAVRPEQRVIAPGVFGCGRCRACMTGRVSACTGFPFTRVYGFGHDMPGGQAERVFVPHADFNLVPIPDGLEDEDVLFLTDILPTGYQGAVKGAVAPGEIVAIVGGGPVGLSALLAARVMGAARVFVSDPDPGRRAAVARFGGEPVTPADAADAVLAASGGQGADVVIEAVGHESTLAASLALVRVGGRVSAVGVFVESALPFAAGLAFTKDVTLHFGIADVHRHLPPLLALVQAGRLRPRELVTHRLPLRDGAEAYRVFAARRDGCLKVVLDPAG
- the fabF gene encoding beta-ketoacyl-ACP synthase II, with product MSLRRVVITGIGGVTPIGIGKDAMWESACAGRSGIGPITLFDVASQKCRIAGEVKDFDATRWIPAKHLKRMDDFARYAVSASVMAVDDARLEITPESGMRIGVMLGNNNGGARTIFKTVTKYNAEGPDSVSPFYITAITTSLGAGQVAIRLGVRGPNYTIGNACASGLNGVGEAWRWVREGTCDAVLAGGTDALIDPTEIAGFSNSRAVSFRNQEPTRASRPFDKDRDGFVLSEGSVMMVVEALEHAQARGAHIYAEIIGYATGSEAFHIAAPAPEGIGAAMTMQAAIASAGIRPEEIDYVNAHATSTPAGDVNETQGIKKALGDHAYRVPVSATKSMTGHLIGASGALEAMIVARTLETGIVTPTINLDAPDPACDLDYVPHEARKADVRTAITNSFGFGGANAALVMRRWDGR
- a CDS encoding type IIA DNA topoisomerase subunit B; this translates as MAATYTAKDILVLEGLEPVRRRPGMYIGGTDASGLHHLLWEIVDNSVDEAMNGHANRIVVTLHKDGASATVADNGRGIPVDKHSQYKKSALELILTTLHAGGKFEAKSYFHSGGLHGVGASVVNALSDKLVARVKRDGAEWEQAFARGKATGPLKKVGAARGSGTSIFFHPDPHIFPVTRFDAKHIAERLESKAYLHGGLTIELRDEAAGTSQTFHYEDGLKAYLQKIVGDAGAAPLAGEILTLQKVQDDLHLDCALAWTEETSERVWSYVNGIPTAQGGAHENGFKSGLVKAVRNYLTTHNQIPRGLTITAEDVREGLAGLLSIKIAAPQFQGQTKERLNNTEVTPVIDGLVRTAVENWLNGNRTAGDVIGGRVVLAAKARTASRAAAQQVQRKGGVSHRLNLPGKLADCSSTDPGECELFLVEGDSAGGSAKQGRDRRFQAILPLRGKVLNTEQASMAKVLQNKELSDIVSVLGCGAGKDTDLGKLRYHKVCLLMDADSDGNHICTLLLTFFYRHLPALIRAGHVYIAQPPLYRVDVGKQTHWAKDDAAKDKLLAGLNGKRDRVQVQRFKGLGEMNPSTLKETTLDPARRALLRVTIDDAAGTEQAIQTLMGRDVAPRFQFIMERAPRVDEVDV
- a CDS encoding cytochrome c; amino-acid sequence: MHASLWIAAIAVALLATNVRANDPEQIERGRYLANDVAKCVECHTPRDGNGNLERSQLFRGAPIPVGTPPFLATSDWALRAPQISGGAVNTIIVPILTTGRRTTGEVPRRPMPTFHMSQEDAEAVAAYLRSLP
- a CDS encoding B12-binding domain-containing radical SAM protein, yielding MARIAFVKVFTGLNLGVSQLSGELQRAGHESLIVYFKDYVVAPEDDSDRFERSELCGTWVAARGKEFNCNLYTRFSEREYDLLVDTLREFQPDAIGLSMCSVPIGECAQVTEHLKRHFRVPILWGGSGPTLEPERCLQWADFVCVGEGEKVILEVARRLDAGESLVGVPGLHTRAHDGALITPEAYPLIHLDDIAVPDFDLARCVYINDDKRRRNVYPHNLGRQYHIMTQRGCPYSCSFCIESWYQEQWGKKESLRRRSVDAVIAELVEAKRKFDPHAVMFWDDVFTLNPRWLREFAPRYKAEIGLPFWCYTYPRTTRRDDLLLLKDAGLRSVTVGIQSGSEKVLKAYDRPVEQDLAIRAAQTIIDCGLSGFFDLITRSEYETDATCRETFDFLLRFPQAMQTVGFYPMIRFPGYGYERGVLATNQQATLDDHDYAYWHRLYLLTRTTWPEWVKRRVGTTGVFRRWPKLIEPLLPKTLPFFYLDNGALDLAAGTLELTDEHGSKQSSTVGTPAAELPRAAAG